The Thiorhodovibrio litoralis genome includes a window with the following:
- a CDS encoding tyrosine-type recombinase/integrase — protein MSNINAPLAPSFSALVQHFFADYLLAQRAMSSNTVASYRDAMLLFLDFAHERLGKMPTELCLADLDPDLILAFLDHLEQKRSNSVRSRNLRLTALRAFLKFAGRRDVASLLTVERALGVPMKRFDRPMLGFLSREEMLAVIGQPGPTWTSQRDYLLLTMLYNTGARVSEIVAVQISDVVLNTSTCVHLHGKGRKQRSVPLWKSTVQDIRTWQRRNPQLLANSPLLPNRDGRAMTRNNVNQRLAIAVASAAQTYPSLAKRSVSPHTIRHSTAMHMLQSGVTFSVIALWMGHESTTTTHRYVEADLTMKEKELARLDEPEAGVPHYRPPDKLRAFLEAL, from the coding sequence ATGTCTAACATCAACGCGCCACTCGCACCTTCCTTTTCGGCGCTGGTCCAACACTTCTTCGCCGACTATCTGCTCGCCCAACGCGCGATGAGTTCCAATACTGTCGCTTCCTACCGGGATGCGATGCTGCTGTTTCTGGACTTCGCGCACGAACGCCTGGGTAAGATGCCAACTGAGTTGTGCCTGGCAGACCTCGACCCGGACTTGATTTTGGCCTTCCTCGACCACTTGGAGCAAAAGCGCAGCAACTCGGTCCGCAGCCGTAATCTGCGTCTGACTGCTCTGCGCGCGTTCCTGAAGTTCGCCGGACGGCGCGATGTTGCCTCTTTGTTGACTGTTGAACGGGCGCTCGGCGTGCCGATGAAACGGTTTGATCGTCCGATGTTGGGATTTCTTTCACGCGAGGAGATGCTCGCGGTGATTGGCCAGCCAGGGCCAACCTGGACGTCCCAACGTGACTATCTCTTGCTAACGATGCTTTACAACACCGGGGCACGCGTCTCGGAGATCGTTGCGGTGCAGATCTCTGATGTTGTACTGAACACGTCTACATGTGTTCACCTGCACGGAAAAGGCCGAAAGCAGCGTAGCGTACCCTTGTGGAAATCAACGGTCCAGGATATCCGCACTTGGCAGCGACGCAATCCGCAACTCTTAGCGAATTCGCCGTTGTTACCGAACCGAGATGGCCGAGCCATGACACGCAACAACGTCAACCAACGACTCGCTATCGCCGTGGCCAGTGCCGCTCAAACTTATCCCTCGCTCGCGAAACGGTCTGTTTCGCCGCATACGATACGCCACTCAACAGCGATGCACATGTTGCAATCCGGCGTCACCTTCAGCGTGATTGCACTTTGGATGGGCCACGAGAGCACCACAACAACACATCGATATGTCGAAGCAGACCTGACCATGAAAGAAAAGGAACTCGCGCGGTTGGATGAGCCCGAAGCGGGGGTCCCGCACTATCGCCCGCCCGATAAGCTCAGAGCCTTCCTTGAAGCCCTCTAA